The Marinobacter subterrani genome has a segment encoding these proteins:
- a CDS encoding alpha/beta fold hydrolase, which produces MAFRPSRLPMPSRYEHFLDNTDSYTQLQHGSRIIPVYSWGQGPVILGVHGWAGAGIQFGAWIEPLLEAGYRVVLFDAPAHGRAQGESTDLFEMASVISRVAASVGRVHGVLAHSIGCIAVARAIADGLQPSYLAMLAPPASVNAVMENLGRQLGLSPEVLAVHLQLMEERFGPSVWDQLDLEALSLSLTQRGLIVIDDDDTSISPAESQQVAENWPSAEVLRTSGLGHNRLLWSPMVVETVLRDLGRPVHSV; this is translated from the coding sequence TTTCAGGCCATCCCGGCTGCCCATGCCCAGCCGTTACGAGCACTTTCTGGATAACACTGACAGCTACACTCAACTGCAGCACGGCTCACGCATCATTCCAGTGTACTCCTGGGGGCAGGGCCCGGTAATTCTCGGTGTCCATGGCTGGGCCGGGGCAGGCATACAGTTTGGCGCCTGGATCGAACCATTGCTGGAGGCTGGCTACCGCGTCGTTCTCTTCGACGCGCCCGCCCATGGCAGAGCCCAGGGGGAAAGCACCGACCTGTTCGAAATGGCTTCAGTCATCAGCCGTGTCGCCGCCAGTGTTGGCCGGGTCCATGGCGTGCTGGCCCATTCCATTGGCTGCATCGCCGTAGCCCGTGCCATCGCAGACGGACTGCAGCCCAGCTATCTGGCCATGCTGGCACCCCCGGCCAGCGTGAACGCGGTCATGGAGAACCTGGGCCGGCAACTGGGGCTGAGTCCGGAGGTTCTGGCTGTCCACCTTCAACTGATGGAGGAGCGTTTCGGCCCATCGGTGTGGGACCAGCTGGATCTGGAAGCCCTTTCCCTGTCTCTCACCCAGCGGGGCCTGATTGTCATCGATGACGACGACACGTCCATTTCACCGGCTGAAAGCCAGCAAGTAGCCGAAAACTGGCCCAGTGCGGAAGTTTTACGCACCAGCGGACTGGGTCACAACCGCCTGCTGTGGAGCCCGATGGTGGTGGAGACCGTGCTCAGGGATCTGGGTCGACCTGTGCACTCCGTCTGA
- the bamE gene encoding outer membrane protein assembly factor BamE domain-containing protein codes for MIGSVKTLSVALIIAAMVGCATVGKDFPTHNVDEIRIGETTRADIQEMFGEPWRTGIEDGQRTWTYGRYKWSAFGDAETTDLVVRFDQDGTVSSYVYNTTE; via the coding sequence ATGATAGGATCGGTTAAGACGCTGTCAGTAGCCCTGATAATTGCGGCCATGGTGGGCTGTGCAACGGTAGGAAAGGACTTCCCGACCCACAACGTCGATGAAATCCGGATTGGTGAAACCACCCGGGCGGATATCCAGGAGATGTTCGGCGAGCCCTGGCGCACCGGGATCGAGGATGGCCAACGTACCTGGACCTACGGCAGGTACAAGTGGTCGGCGTTTGGCGATGCTGAAACCACCGATCTTGTGGTGCGATTCGATCAGGACGGAACCGTGTCGTCCTATGTGTATAACACCACTGAATAG
- a CDS encoding nucleotidyltransferase domain-containing protein → MSSNSSLADALFSGTRQKVLGLLFMQPDQDFSLAELIERAKAGSGAVQREVGRFVDSGLVTVEIKGRQKRYRANHDAPIFPELCSLVAKTLGPAQVVKNALSAMDSEIDVALVYGSVAKNTDRADSDIDLMLVSDTLTLEDVFTALEPVEQELSRPVNPTLYTRHEFEKRRNNDNPFMRKVLNGPYLLLKGIIDEQGST, encoded by the coding sequence ATGTCTTCAAACTCCAGCCTTGCGGATGCCTTGTTTTCAGGCACCCGGCAAAAAGTGCTTGGCCTGCTGTTCATGCAGCCTGATCAGGACTTTTCACTAGCTGAATTAATCGAACGGGCAAAGGCCGGCTCCGGGGCAGTTCAGCGGGAAGTAGGTCGATTCGTGGACAGCGGATTGGTCACTGTCGAGATCAAGGGGCGCCAGAAGCGCTATAGAGCCAATCACGACGCGCCGATCTTTCCGGAATTGTGCTCTCTGGTTGCCAAAACCCTCGGGCCGGCTCAAGTAGTCAAGAATGCCCTGAGCGCCATGGACAGTGAAATCGACGTGGCACTGGTCTACGGTTCGGTTGCCAAAAACACTGATCGGGCGGACAGTGACATCGACCTTATGCTGGTTTCTGACACATTAACCCTCGAAGATGTGTTTACCGCACTGGAGCCGGTGGAGCAGGAGCTGTCGCGGCCCGTGAACCCCACGCTCTACACCAGGCACGAATTTGAAAAGCGTCGGAACAACGACAATCCGTTTATGAGAAAGGTACTGAATGGACCGTACCTGCTATTGAAGGGAATCATTGATGAACAAGGAAGCACTTGA
- a CDS encoding pyridoxal-phosphate dependent enzyme — protein sequence MTKPTLPDQPQILEAEQRIRQQLGETPLLNVPDLDAAMGQPLGLKCESLQRTGSFKARGALNWLMTARDDELSAGLVTVSAGNHAIALAWAAAMQKVPLTVVMPEGSSPLKISRTRALGAEVIVEGTIQQAVALCHDLRDQKGLTLVHPYNDVRIMAGQGTVGLELLRQQPDVDRVLCPIGGGGRLHLCGFPTCGGQAGHGDRGGYSGGHTTAANRSPALCGTRSQRRPRGLAGEPGSAGPGAGDRPDYHRWQHGSGTGQSVPVIWPALSASPA from the coding sequence ATGACCAAGCCAACCCTTCCTGACCAGCCCCAAATTCTGGAGGCAGAGCAGCGTATTCGACAACAACTGGGCGAAACGCCGCTATTGAATGTGCCTGACCTGGATGCTGCCATGGGTCAGCCTTTGGGGTTGAAGTGCGAAAGCCTTCAGCGCACCGGCAGCTTCAAGGCCCGGGGTGCCCTGAACTGGCTGATGACCGCCCGCGATGATGAACTCAGTGCCGGTCTGGTAACAGTGTCAGCCGGCAACCATGCCATCGCCCTGGCTTGGGCAGCGGCCATGCAGAAGGTGCCCCTTACCGTAGTAATGCCTGAGGGTTCAAGCCCACTGAAAATCAGCCGCACCCGTGCACTGGGGGCCGAGGTGATTGTTGAGGGCACTATCCAGCAGGCGGTGGCTCTGTGTCACGACCTTCGGGATCAGAAGGGACTGACTCTGGTCCACCCTTACAACGATGTTCGCATCATGGCCGGGCAGGGTACCGTTGGCCTGGAATTGCTGCGGCAGCAGCCGGACGTGGATCGCGTGCTGTGTCCGATTGGCGGTGGTGGGAGATTGCACTTATGCGGCTTCCCGACGTGTGGTGGACAGGCTGGTCACGGTGACCGAGGCGGGTATTCGGGAGGCCACACGACGGCTGCTAACCGAAGCCCGGCTTTATGTGGAACCCGGAGCCAGCGTCGGCCTCGCGGCCTTGCTGGAGAACCGGGTTCCGCTGGTCCCGGGGCAGGTGACCGCCCTGATTATCACCGGTGGCAACATGGATCTGGAACAGGTCAGTCAGTGCCGGTGATCTGGCCAGCCCTGTCTGCCAGTCCGGCCTGA
- a CDS encoding TetR family transcriptional regulator, which translates to MNALTGGKLKLIQAALRLITETRSLTSLGLRELAREAGLNPNTFYRHFKSLDEFGLQVLGYIAEEMKAGVRDLRQMADSSEQASRDTVAFVYHYFLANPAATTVAVRELHGPSPVLRRALEAQLEASAREMAEDIIDRQLVSAVPPETIHEISRMTIRYILFRAMDYIEKPAQRASIQAETEHFINRQFRGAMLDGLSEAAIHTLLQGADKRT; encoded by the coding sequence ATGAACGCATTAACCGGCGGAAAGCTGAAACTCATCCAGGCCGCGCTGCGGCTGATTACCGAAACCCGGAGCCTGACGTCGCTGGGCTTGCGGGAGCTTGCCAGGGAGGCGGGGCTGAATCCGAATACGTTTTACCGGCACTTCAAGAGCCTGGACGAATTCGGCCTGCAGGTGCTGGGTTACATTGCCGAGGAGATGAAAGCCGGGGTGCGGGATTTGCGGCAGATGGCGGATTCTTCCGAGCAGGCCTCCCGCGATACCGTGGCCTTTGTGTACCACTATTTCCTCGCCAACCCTGCAGCCACCACCGTGGCCGTCCGGGAGCTTCATGGCCCCTCCCCGGTGCTGCGCCGGGCACTGGAGGCGCAGCTAGAGGCCAGCGCCCGGGAAATGGCGGAGGACATTATCGACCGGCAACTGGTCAGTGCCGTGCCGCCGGAGACTATCCATGAAATTTCCCGCATGACCATCCGCTACATCCTGTTCCGGGCCATGGACTACATTGAAAAACCGGCGCAGCGGGCAAGTATCCAGGCTGAAACCGAGCATTTCATCAATCGGCAATTCCGCGGCGCAATGCTGGACGGCCTCTCCGAAGCGGCTATCCATACCTTGCTTCAGGGTGCCGATAAACGGACTTAA
- the pntB gene encoding Re/Si-specific NAD(P)(+) transhydrogenase subunit beta, whose protein sequence is MSTGMVSVAYVVASILFILSLGGLSHQESARRGNLYGVAGFIIAVGATLASVGEGGLTAIVIAVLVGAGIGIAIANKVEMTQMPQLVALLHSFVGMAAVLVGYSGYIEPLVETSGAEHTIKLVEVFVGIFIGAVTFTGSLVACGKLDGRIDSKALTLPGRHLMNLVAIIVCVFLGGWFLSTGSVAQGIIALVLMTAIASVLGIHLIMAIGGADMPVVVSMLNSYSGWAAAAIGFMLGNDLLIVTGALVGSSGAILSYIMCKAMNRSFVSVILGGFGQTSSSSAAADSDQTVHESSVDDVCEELRMADSVIIVPGYGMAVAQAQNGVSEMTKILRERGVNVRFGIHPVAGRLPGHMNVLLAEAHVPYDIVLEMDEINDDFPSTDVVMVIGANDTVNPAAAEDPGSPIAGMPVLEVWKARQVVVLKRGMATGYSGVENPLFFKENTRMLFGDAKDSIDKLVGGLRA, encoded by the coding sequence ATGAGTACAGGAATGGTGAGCGTGGCCTACGTGGTCGCGAGTATCTTGTTTATTCTTAGCCTGGGCGGCCTGAGCCACCAGGAATCAGCCCGGCGCGGTAATCTCTACGGCGTCGCCGGCTTCATTATCGCAGTGGGTGCAACCCTGGCCAGCGTGGGTGAAGGCGGCCTGACAGCCATTGTGATTGCGGTGCTGGTCGGCGCCGGCATTGGCATTGCCATAGCCAACAAGGTGGAAATGACCCAGATGCCGCAACTGGTAGCCCTGCTGCACAGCTTCGTCGGCATGGCGGCCGTGCTGGTGGGCTATTCGGGTTATATCGAACCCCTGGTTGAAACCTCCGGAGCCGAGCACACCATCAAACTGGTGGAAGTGTTTGTGGGGATCTTTATCGGTGCAGTGACCTTCACCGGGTCGCTGGTGGCCTGCGGCAAACTGGATGGCCGGATCGACAGCAAGGCCCTCACCCTGCCCGGTCGGCACCTGATGAACCTGGTGGCCATCATTGTCTGCGTATTCCTGGGAGGCTGGTTCCTGAGTACCGGCAGCGTGGCCCAGGGCATTATCGCGCTGGTGCTGATGACCGCCATTGCCTCGGTACTTGGCATCCACCTGATCATGGCGATCGGCGGTGCCGATATGCCGGTGGTGGTGTCCATGCTCAACAGCTACTCCGGATGGGCCGCGGCGGCCATCGGCTTCATGCTTGGCAACGATCTGCTGATCGTTACCGGGGCATTGGTCGGCAGCAGTGGTGCAATCCTGAGCTATATCATGTGCAAGGCCATGAACCGGTCGTTCGTCAGCGTCATTCTCGGCGGCTTCGGCCAGACCAGCAGCAGCTCTGCGGCTGCGGATTCCGACCAGACCGTGCATGAATCCAGCGTCGATGATGTCTGCGAGGAACTGCGCATGGCGGACTCGGTGATCATTGTGCCGGGTTACGGTATGGCGGTGGCCCAGGCCCAGAACGGCGTCAGCGAGATGACCAAGATTCTGCGGGAGCGGGGCGTGAACGTGCGCTTCGGCATCCACCCGGTCGCTGGCCGACTGCCCGGGCATATGAATGTCCTGCTGGCAGAAGCCCATGTGCCCTATGACATCGTGCTGGAAATGGACGAAATTAACGACGATTTCCCGAGCACCGACGTGGTGATGGTGATCGGCGCCAACGACACCGTGAACCCGGCGGCCGCCGAAGATCCGGGCAGCCCCATCGCTGGCATGCCAGTGCTGGAAGTCTGGAAAGCCCGGCAGGTGGTGGTCCTCAAGCGGGGCATGGCCACCGGTTATTCCGGGGTCGAGAACCCGCTGTTCTTCAAGGAGAACACCCGCATGCTGTTCGGCGATGCCAAGGACAGCATCGACAAACTGGTAGGAGGGCTGCGGGCCTGA
- a CDS encoding flavin-containing monooxygenase, with translation MTQNTQIAIIGTGFSGLGMAIKLKEAGYNDFVILEQSDDIGGTWHQNHYPGCACDVQSALYSFSFEQNPGWSRMFAQQSEIKAYLKHCAEKYGLMKHIRLNTHVAGARFDEKTQTWKLETCDSARLWAYRQERGLNPGDKLDRKDEKLPEFSALTADILVSGMGGLSTPAYPDIKGIETFTGKRFHSQNWDHDYDLRGKRVAVIGTGASAIQFVPEVVKQAARVDLYQRTPPWIMPKPDRAIRPLEKRLFRMFPQSLNAFRQSIYWSLEARVLGFVGNPRILKLGELQARRHIRNQIPDRELRKKVTPDFHFGCKRVLISNNYYPALAQDHVDVLTDGIREVRGCVVVDRNGNEREVDCIIYGTGFRAQDPIPAGMIFGRNGRDLLNAWQDGAEAYKGTTVSGFPNFFMLMGPNTGLGHSSMVYMIESQIQYVLDALKKMDKHGWKSVDVKVDALSQYNASIHAKLGDSVWQTGCKSWYVNENGKNTTLWPGFTWQFRQQTKRFDARQYLCEPEAVEVGEAAPV, from the coding sequence ATGACACAGAACACACAGATCGCCATCATCGGCACCGGCTTCTCCGGCCTGGGCATGGCCATCAAACTCAAGGAAGCCGGCTACAACGACTTCGTGATCCTGGAACAGAGTGACGACATCGGCGGAACCTGGCACCAGAACCACTACCCGGGGTGTGCCTGTGACGTGCAGTCTGCGTTGTACTCCTTCTCCTTTGAACAGAACCCCGGGTGGAGCCGGATGTTTGCTCAGCAGTCTGAGATCAAGGCCTACCTGAAGCACTGTGCCGAGAAATACGGCCTGATGAAGCATATCCGGCTGAACACCCATGTTGCCGGAGCGCGGTTTGATGAGAAAACGCAGACCTGGAAGCTGGAAACCTGCGACAGCGCCAGGCTCTGGGCTTATAGACAGGAACGGGGCCTGAACCCTGGCGACAAGCTCGATCGAAAAGACGAAAAGCTTCCCGAATTCAGTGCCCTGACGGCCGATATTCTGGTCTCCGGAATGGGAGGATTAAGCACCCCGGCCTACCCGGACATCAAAGGTATCGAGACCTTCACCGGCAAACGTTTCCACTCCCAGAACTGGGATCACGACTACGACTTGCGGGGCAAGCGAGTGGCGGTCATCGGCACCGGGGCGTCGGCGATCCAGTTCGTTCCGGAAGTGGTGAAACAGGCGGCACGGGTGGATCTGTACCAGCGCACACCACCCTGGATCATGCCCAAGCCGGACCGGGCCATCAGGCCGCTGGAAAAGCGCCTGTTCCGGATGTTCCCGCAATCGCTGAATGCCTTCCGGCAGAGCATATACTGGTCGCTGGAGGCCCGGGTGCTCGGCTTTGTCGGCAATCCGCGCATTCTCAAGCTCGGTGAGCTGCAGGCCCGCCGGCACATTCGTAACCAGATTCCGGACAGGGAATTGCGTAAAAAAGTCACTCCGGACTTTCACTTTGGCTGCAAACGGGTGCTGATCTCCAACAATTACTATCCGGCCCTGGCGCAGGATCATGTGGATGTTCTGACCGATGGTATCCGTGAAGTGCGTGGCTGTGTCGTTGTTGATCGCAATGGCAATGAACGGGAAGTCGATTGCATCATCTACGGCACCGGCTTCAGGGCCCAGGATCCGATTCCCGCCGGCATGATCTTTGGCCGCAACGGTCGGGATCTGCTGAATGCCTGGCAGGACGGCGCCGAAGCCTACAAAGGCACAACGGTAAGCGGCTTCCCCAACTTCTTCATGTTGATGGGGCCGAACACCGGTCTTGGTCACAGCTCGATGGTGTACATGATCGAAAGCCAGATCCAGTATGTGCTGGATGCCTTGAAGAAGATGGACAAGCACGGCTGGAAAAGCGTGGACGTGAAGGTCGACGCCCTGAGCCAATACAATGCCTCGATTCACGCAAAACTTGGCGATTCAGTCTGGCAGACCGGCTGTAAGAGCTGGTACGTGAACGAAAATGGCAAGAACACCACGCTGTGGCCGGGCTTCACCTGGCAGTTCCGCCAGCAGACAAAACGGTTTGATGCGAGACAGTACCTGTGTGAGCCGGAGGCCGTCGAAGTAGGCGAGGCAGCTCCAGTGTAG
- a CDS encoding Re/Si-specific NAD(P)(+) transhydrogenase subunit alpha — MKIGIPREVYEDERRVAATPPSVHKLIGLGYDVIVESGAGEAANYTDEAYEKVGAVMAVDTKSLWQEADFILKVRAPMKNPALNKHEVDLMKEGAFLVSYIWPAQNPELLEKLAEKKITSFAIDSLPRISRAQKMDALSAMANIAGYRAVIEAANHFGRFFTGQVTAAGKVPPAKIMVIGAGVAGLAAIGAANSMGAIVRAFDTRLEVKEQVESMGAEFLVLDFDDEDGSGGGGYAKQMSDEFIKAEMALFAEQAEEVDIIITTALIPGKPAPKLITADMVKSMKPGSVIVDLASERGGNCELTEPGKVAHHHGVTLIGYTDLPSRMAKVASDLYATNLVHLLNELTPEKDGKPVVNMEDDVIRGLTVVQDNDITWPPPQPEAPVSPKPAPGTEEPSAAEKAAAQKSADRRSMIGKSSLLIVTALALYGVGAYAPESFLQHFTVFVLSCFIGWQVIWNVTPSLHTPLMSVTNAISGIIVIGAMLHLAQAENIAVGILAFVAVLIASINVGGGFRVTHRMLKMFRR; from the coding sequence ATGAAAATCGGTATTCCCAGGGAAGTTTATGAAGACGAGCGACGGGTGGCGGCAACGCCCCCGTCGGTCCATAAGCTGATCGGTCTTGGCTATGACGTCATCGTCGAAAGCGGCGCTGGCGAGGCCGCGAATTATACAGACGAAGCCTACGAAAAAGTGGGCGCTGTCATGGCCGTCGATACCAAGTCACTGTGGCAGGAAGCGGATTTTATCCTGAAAGTTCGGGCGCCGATGAAAAATCCCGCCCTGAACAAACACGAAGTGGATCTGATGAAGGAAGGCGCGTTTCTGGTCAGTTATATCTGGCCGGCGCAGAATCCTGAGCTGCTGGAAAAGCTGGCGGAGAAGAAGATCACCTCGTTTGCCATCGACAGCCTGCCCCGCATCAGCCGCGCCCAGAAGATGGATGCCCTGAGCGCCATGGCAAATATTGCCGGCTACCGGGCGGTAATTGAGGCTGCCAACCATTTCGGGCGGTTCTTTACCGGCCAGGTGACGGCGGCCGGCAAGGTTCCGCCGGCGAAGATCATGGTGATTGGTGCCGGCGTAGCAGGGCTTGCCGCCATTGGCGCCGCCAACAGCATGGGCGCCATCGTGCGGGCCTTTGATACCCGGCTGGAGGTGAAGGAACAGGTCGAGAGCATGGGCGCCGAGTTCCTGGTGCTGGATTTCGACGACGAGGACGGCAGCGGTGGCGGCGGCTACGCCAAGCAGATGAGCGACGAGTTCATCAAGGCGGAGATGGCGCTGTTTGCCGAGCAGGCCGAGGAAGTGGACATCATTATCACCACCGCTCTGATTCCCGGCAAACCGGCGCCGAAACTGATCACCGCCGACATGGTGAAATCCATGAAGCCCGGCAGCGTTATTGTGGATCTGGCATCGGAACGCGGTGGTAACTGCGAACTGACCGAACCCGGCAAAGTGGCGCACCATCATGGTGTGACCCTGATCGGCTACACCGATCTGCCCAGCCGTATGGCGAAGGTGGCCAGCGATCTTTACGCCACCAACCTGGTGCACCTGCTCAACGAGCTGACTCCTGAGAAAGACGGCAAGCCTGTGGTCAATATGGAGGACGATGTCATCCGTGGCCTGACCGTGGTCCAGGACAACGACATCACCTGGCCGCCACCCCAGCCGGAGGCGCCGGTCAGTCCCAAGCCGGCACCGGGTACCGAGGAGCCTTCAGCGGCCGAAAAAGCCGCCGCCCAGAAGAGCGCCGACCGTCGCAGCATGATCGGCAAGAGCTCCCTGCTGATCGTGACGGCCCTCGCGCTCTATGGCGTTGGTGCCTATGCCCCGGAAAGCTTCCTGCAACACTTCACGGTGTTCGTGCTGTCCTGCTTTATCGGCTGGCAGGTGATCTGGAACGTCACACCCTCGCTGCATACGCCCCTGATGAGCGTGACCAATGCCATCAGCGGCATCATCGTGATCGGTGCCATGCTGCACCTGGCTCAGGCGGAAAATATCGCCGTCGGCATTCTGGCGTTTGTCGCGGTGCTGATTGCCAGCATCAACGTCGGGGGCGGCTTCCGGGTCACCCATCGTATGCTCAAAATGTTCCGCAGGTAG